One window of the Bacillota bacterium genome contains the following:
- a CDS encoding polysaccharide deacetylase — translation MMSSANSRRLRVLLTSILVLAALAAGYLLVLQQANKISISQVERQLATSLEQTEDLEQVLLEIAADLELAEAQMEAAEDRSKGVLANVAAVAEKLTKAEAELTRVEAARSQPAADVSLTPGFRHSLQGSTPPDEKIAFLTFDDGPSLVTGQILDILGEYEVPATFFVNGRTTSTAIAMYKRIVDEGHALGNHTYTHRWSELYTSIDAFFDDLLRLETLLVKHTGVRPSIVRFPGGSSYAYAGRYGGSSIMDELAQALLDRGYYYFDWNVNSGDSVAATAPRDKIVENVLKGVRGKNNAIILLHDLPSKTTTAEALPEIIEELHRQGYRFEALNEDSFTYRFR, via the coding sequence ATGATGAGTAGCGCAAACTCCCGGCGCCTGAGAGTACTCTTAACCTCAATCTTAGTCCTGGCGGCGTTGGCTGCAGGTTATTTACTCGTTCTGCAGCAAGCAAACAAAATTTCTATTTCCCAAGTGGAGCGCCAGTTGGCTACGAGTCTAGAGCAAACTGAAGACCTGGAGCAAGTCCTGCTGGAAATTGCTGCGGACCTTGAGCTTGCCGAGGCACAGATGGAAGCGGCAGAAGACCGCAGCAAGGGCGTTTTGGCGAATGTAGCGGCTGTGGCCGAGAAGCTTACCAAAGCCGAGGCAGAGTTGACACGGGTGGAAGCAGCCCGCAGCCAGCCGGCCGCAGATGTTAGTTTGACGCCGGGATTTAGACATTCTCTCCAGGGGAGTACTCCCCCCGATGAGAAGATCGCCTTTCTCACCTTTGATGATGGGCCGTCGCTTGTGACTGGGCAGATTCTGGACATTTTAGGAGAATACGAGGTTCCCGCCACATTCTTTGTCAATGGTCGCACAACCAGTACTGCTATTGCGATGTATAAGCGAATTGTTGATGAGGGCCATGCCCTGGGAAACCATACATATACCCACCGCTGGAGCGAGTTGTACACTTCAATCGATGCCTTTTTTGACGATCTCCTTCGCTTGGAGACCTTATTAGTTAAGCATACCGGTGTACGACCGAGTATCGTTCGCTTCCCCGGCGGATCCAGCTACGCTTATGCAGGGCGCTATGGTGGCAGTTCCATCATGGATGAATTGGCCCAGGCCCTGTTGGACAGGGGTTACTATTATTTTGACTGGAATGTGAATTCCGGCGATTCAGTGGCTGCGACAGCGCCTAGGGACAAGATTGTAGAGAATGTCCTCAAAGGCGTGCGGGGTAAGAACAATGCGATTATCTTGCTCCACGACCTGCCCAGCAAGACTACTACCGCGGAAGCGCTGCCGGAAATAATCGAGGAATTGCACAGGCAGGGCTACAGGTTTGAAGCGCTAAACGAGGATTCTTTTACTTATCGGTTCCGCTAG